DNA sequence from the Bufo bufo chromosome 3, aBufBuf1.1, whole genome shotgun sequence genome:
tcggagcggatccgtctgatgtttcatcagacggatccgctccgataatgcagacgttcgcatccgttcagaacggatccgtctgcattaaaacttagaaaattttctaagtatgaaagtagcctgagcggatccgttcagactttacattgtaagtcaatggggaacggatccgcttgaagattgagccatatggtgtcatcttcaagcggatccgtccccattgacttacattgtaagtctggacggatccgctcgcctccgcacggccaggcggacacctgaacgctgcaagcagcgttcaggtgtccgctcgcggagcggaggctgagcgctggcaggcggatacattctcagtggatccgcctccactgagaatgcattggggccagacggatgcgttcggggccgctcgtgagccccttcaaacggagcgcacgagcggacacccgaacgctagtgtgaaagtagcctaagaaagttGCACAAAACAATGACTTCTCTAGttgttgctttattttttttgtcttctatatTTTTATTAGTCGAGTAAAGAAACATACATACTAATGTATAATACCTGTACCATACATAACAAATGAACGAGTGTGACAAATGTGCCATGAGACCAGCAGGCTGGATTCACATTTGGCataaaatacaccacaaaagtcgctttaggctacgtctacacgacgacatttgtcgcgcgacgatAAgttgcgcgacagatagggcacaactacactgcaacatttgtagcacaaaattttgttgcactaatgtcgcgcaacaatttttataatggcagtctatggtgtctcactgcaacatgcaacatgctgcgactgcgacgcaacagtcgcagaaaaatccatctcgaatggattttctgcgactgttgcatcgcagtcgcagcatgttgcatgttgcagtgcaacaccatagactgccattataaaaattgtcgcgcgacattagtgcaacaaaatgtcgcgcgacaaatgtcgtcgtgtagacgtagcctaaatgACATACAGTTGTATTGTATATTTTTTGTGGCATATTTGTTGCAGATTTGTGTTGGGGATTCCATTGTGAAATTTCAAATAACATTGAAGCCTATGAAGAAATTCTGCATCTAACACATTACGCTGCGGAAAATATTTACACTGGAAAATTACACCCGAAAAATCAATGTGTCAATAGGAATCAATAGGAATACCTGGTGCAAATTTACACAGTGGATTCTTCCGCAACTAAAATTTGCTGCTCCCACGCCATGTCTGAATCCAGCCACGGTGGCCTGGTATTATTTTAAACTCAGTGGTTTCACTAGTGTCTTGCAGCTGGTTCCctacagtttcctcccacactccaaagacatactgataaggaTTTTAGattatgtagattgtaagccctcatgggcagggccctctcttcttctgtaccaatttgtaactcgtcttgttcatgcttagtgcaattgtctgtattatatatgtgcaccgcttatcataggtacagcgctatggaatgaatggcgctttattaataaataataataataataataattgtgagctccactgaggACAGTGAGTGGTGATAATGTCTATAAATTGCTGtcaaatatgtcagcgctatataagtaagggctcatgcacgcgaccgtatgtattttgcggtctgcaaaacacgtatccgcaaaaaatatggaagatgtccgtgtgcattccgtattttgcggaacagaaaagcTGTCCCCTATTAGAACAGTCCcaaccttgtctgtaatgcggacaataataggacatattccatttttttgcagaaagggAAACcaaatgcatacggagtaacttccgtttttttggaggacccattgaaatgaatggttttgcatacggtccacaaagaaaacggaaagaaaaaacgtttgtgtgcatgtgagCCCTAAGCCATTTATGTAGGAACAGGAATAATGCAGAGAACAATGTGGGTGCTTTATATGCTCTATGTGCATATTATGTTTGTATTTTCTTTTGGTCACCTTGGTTAATAATAAAAGTGATCTTTTATTATACAGCATACACAGATGGAAATACCATATAGACGAGATACATTAGCTACGCCATATGAGCTTACAAACTCTGATTTGTAATTTCCATCTAGTTAAATGTTGCTGTTTTCTTTGCTTTACTCTACAAAGACATTACTTGAACACTGACTCTCATGTCCATAGGGCACCTTGTCTCAGTGGCATAACCATCTGATAGGCAGCAGTTCATGCAGTCTAACAACAACACATGGGCGGCAATGGATTGAGGCCAACCAATCAAGAGCAAAGGGCGTCTGGAATTAGCCACCACCCCACTGTATTCTGTGTCTTGAGAGTCCTATTTAGCAATGCACACTGGTGTAGGAAGTCTGGAGGACTGGTCTGGATTCCTCTCATTTACACGCTGATTGGATTTACAAAGGACTGATCAAGGGAAGAACTGCTGCTTTGGGTGAGTGTATTGAACCCCTTGCTAAATGTATTCTAGAAGCATTACAACAATCATTTGTAATGTGCTTTTCTCACACAAAGCCCAAATCTAGTTATATCCTAAGATAGTGTATGTGTTTGTTATGTCCTGCAACAGTCTACACAAATATTGTCCTCCTACTGACCCCTAAAGTCACCATATTGTAGCTGTACAAACAGCACAAAGCACTCCGTCGGGTAATACTGCCGAATTACTATAAACCACTGCTCTGAAAATAGAATAGAACCAGAAACAATAAGTGCTGCGTTATCATATTCCTTTGTTCAGAAACCTCAAGAATCCTTTGACTTGTTAAGGGTTAAACTTTTTCTGTTGAAAGGCTTTTGTTTTCCTTGTAAATCCCCTGTGCCTTTAATGCACATCCAAATGGGTGTGAAAAAGGACACTCAATCCTATTAGACCCTAGGCTGTAAATGCTGGACGTGGTTGGCGTCATAGTGTTGTTATTATTatctattattaaagcgccattcattccacggCGCCGTACATCTAATAAGACAACTGCAATAGTGTTACTATTGTATCCATTATAACAAATGCATAGACCTTTGTATCACATGAAATTCAGGACGTGCCTATATCTATTATATCAGAAAGCTCTACCATCAGCTTGCTTCACCCTGAGTGTAAAAAGCCACCAATGTTATATGACCGACAAGAGAAGAAATTTACCGCCACAGTCAAACACTAACTTCAGATAATCCCATATATACATAATATTAATGAATAAGGAAATCTTGCAACTGTCATATCAGATATTTTCCAATATTTTCTCCATCCTTCGGTCAGAAGCAAGTACATAAATTACTATTGCTAAGCACTGCTTGCACAGAAGCAGGATATTTACTAGCGTCTTGCAGATAGAGCTTTCCTCGGAGAATGCATACTTAAATTGCCTTAGCACACAGGAGAGTTTCCATAGATCGTATTCACCTACCaactttaactggcagaaaaaacctGCTGTACTGAACAGAAACCGATGAAAATAGTGAAGAAAAATCAAAGGATGCCCAAGTCTGCTTATGCCCTTGCACACATTGCTagttatatttaaaggggttctcaaagagtacaatattgatggtctatcctcagaatCGGTCACCAATATTAGATTAGTGGGGGTTCAACTTTCAGCATCCCCaccgattaggctactttcacacctgcgttcagtgcggatccgtctggtatctgcacagacggatccgcaccgataatgcaaacgcttgtatccgttcaggacGGGTCcttttgcattattctttaaaaaaaaagtctaagtcaaaacggatccgtcctgacttacattgaaagtcaatgggggacggatccgttttcaattgcaccatattgtgtcagtgaaaacggatccgtccccattgacttacattgtcagggggacaccaaaacgctgcaagcagtgttttggtgtccacctccagagcgggatggaggctgaacggagccaaactgatgcattctgaacggatccttatcccttcagaatgcattggggctgaactgatccgttttgggcggcttgtgagagccctgaaacggatctcacaaacggaaagccaaaacgcaaaacgccagtgtgaaagtagacttggcTGTATGAAAAGGCTGCAGCATTAGTATAACTGCCGAGGCCACCTcacagtataccaagcacagtgccatacctttatagtggctgtgcttggtagtgcagctcaggcccatgtaCTTGAATGGCACTGAGCTACACATAAGCCATGTGACCAATCAGTGTGACATCACTGGAATGGAAAGAGGAGCAGAGAGCAgtggcctcttcaaatagcttaTGGCAGGGGTACCAGACATTGGACCCCACTGATCTGGTACCGATGACGTATTTTgagaaaaggtcatcaatattttaatcccagaaaacccctttaactatgcaACCTTTTTTATCCTGCATGTTTTCTACACATTGGTGGGAGAACTTTATGTTTTATTCTAATATGCTAACATCCACAGTTATATAAATGACCGCCATGGGGGCAAAATGTAATGCTTTGCATGGCTCATACCCACTAGACCAGAATAAGATTGACAGTTCTTATACTTAGGGTTATAGCAGATACCTATGCAAATATCTAATGCTATCAACCTGTAAAACTACACCGGTACTATATACAAATGGGAGGAAGAGGGATCTGGGTATTgtctaaatattgattaaaggaagCAATCTTTTAACATTAGGTAGGTTGCACTTTGGTTGGTTGGTCTACTATTTATCCCATTAAATAGTAACTATTCATGAGCAGAATATTTCTACAAAATTACATGTATATTTAAGTAATGTAAAAATAATGCTTTACCATTTTCTAAACATAGGGAATGGCAGACCCAATGATGATGTCAGTCATGCAAAACGGACATCCCAATTATAGGATGAATGTCAACGGTATGCAGCCTCAGCCACATCCTCATTCTGCTAGAAGCATGCCTTCAGTACCAATGATGCAATATGGAGTTGTTCATCCAGATGGAAATATGAGGGTACGGATGAATGTGCACCAGCATATGGCAAACCCTATGATGTACCCTGGACAAGCTCAATCTTATATGGGAGCTCAGCAACTAATGGCTACAATGCATCTTCAAAAACTCAGCACTCAGTACCAGGGACATCCAATGATGAGTAATACTGGACTTGTGCAGGGACTCCCAGCTTACAAAATGGCACCAAATCACCATCAGAACATGCCTACTTTAAATGTGACAGACGCGGACCTCATTGATGAGGATGTCTTAACATCTCTGGTGCTGGAATTAGGTTTGGACAGAATCGAGGAGTTACCTGAACTGTACTTGGGGCACAATGAGATGGACTTTATCCTGGACTTTGTCGGCAAGCAGCAGGTTAGCACAGTAACCTGCTGATGCACAGAGAACTGGGAAActcggctgcactgtatatggcttCCACAAGTCCTAGTTCTACTCGCTCAAAACCCTTTCCCCTCAACGCTAACTACAATGTGATCAGAGAAGGTTGTTTGGACTACATTTTAATCATGAGACACACCATCATCATTTGATGGACACAGTAATCCCATGTGTATTGGAAGTATTCAAGAAATTGCATAATTGTCATAAGGGTACGGCCAGACAGTCAGGTTTCCtcttgcagttttggaagccttcGAAGGAGAGAAAGTATGAAGGACAGATACAATCTCTTCCTTTCTTAATTCATTCCTGGTTTTTGCTTCCAAGACtgtatcaggaaacctgaccgtgcgtACCTTCGCATTTTCAGCTGCAACCTTTGCACTAAACCATAGCCACCAATTAAGGTCTATTTTGTTGCATTGCTCACCAATAACTGGTATACACGATAGCATAACTGCACTGGTGATGGTTTACATGTTCTTTGTATGCACAATCAGATTCTCATATGATAAAAAGCTTTTTTTCACTTACATGGGACAATTTTTATTACACGTTGCTCTTGATTTGCACTAGACTGCTGAAATCTACTTACGGCTTGAGGTTTTCACGCCATGTTTTGGCACTATTGCTGCAAAAACAACAAAAAGTGTAGGGTAAAAACTCAGCCTGGTTTACACCACATCGTTTTAGCCAAAGCTAAGAGTGGATCCTAAAGAAAGGAAAACAATAAATGAAAGATTGATACTTCTCATTTGCAAAACTAAGCATCATAAATTGCACAGATGTATGAAGCATCCCAGACCAGTTGTGAGATCTCTTTAGGCACACCATTATAGACTGGTGATCTCAAGACATTACTGAAGATGCCGAGATCAGAAGGTCCCTATTTGTATAAAGCCAGCTATATCTTCTATGTTTCAATTCAGGTAAAACCCTAAGTGCAATGTCAGACAATTTTGCACTTTACAGTTGGGTGGTAGCAGGTTTATGGTGATATTGTAAATAAGTCCATTACGGGAAATGTAGTGACTGTCCCACAAATAGCCATATAGGCTCTCAATCAGGGAGATCAACACAATTGGGGTAGTTACATTGTATATTATAATAAAAGGTCAATGAAGAAActgcatttgtgttttttaacATGAATGTTGCGAATAATTATGAaaagaaaattaaaggggttgtgccataaacTACATTTTACTCTAAAGTGTATTTCCATtcctccttgtttttttttttttttttttttttaaattgacctCCTTTTCCGTTTTgtcttatcccccatgcttgaatcctacttcctggtcTGTCCTCTGCTGTCCCATCATGACTTGGGGCAGTGAGATGTGTGCTGACATCAGCAGGACATGTGACACTAATCACGTCCCTTGTTCATACCAATGATGCTTGTGCATAAGTGACTCAGCGGTGGATTGGAAGCGACTCGTAAAGGTGGATCACTGAGCTCACACTTCAAAGTAGACAGCAGCTAGCTAAAATTGCAGGAGACATGCCAGTTGATATACAACAAATGAATATCAGACCAGATTTACCACAGGGTGCAATGGTAGGCTAATAACTTTAGAACatggcagttttgataaatggtggtatttgAGGAAAGTGATTTAACAGCAATATCTGTTGGACGG
Encoded proteins:
- the LOC120995256 gene encoding cbp/p300-interacting transactivator 3-like; this translates as MADPMMMSVMQNGHPNYRMNVNGMQPQPHPHSARSMPSVPMMQYGVVHPDGNMRVRMNVHQHMANPMMYPGQAQSYMGAQQLMATMHLQKLSTQYQGHPMMSNTGLVQGLPAYKMAPNHHQNMPTLNVTDADLIDEDVLTSLVLELGLDRIEELPELYLGHNEMDFILDFVGKQQVSTVTC